A DNA window from Brassica napus cultivar Da-Ae chromosome A4, Da-Ae, whole genome shotgun sequence contains the following coding sequences:
- the LOC106444935 gene encoding selenocysteine Se-methyltransferase, with protein MYGLSRCRLREREEEVVHIFWIVYTFAQDVTTVGMVTGNTKAEAFYSMKELLKETGGYAIIDGGLATELERHGADLNDPLWSAKCLLTSPHLIHTVHLDYLEAGADIISSASYQATIQGFEAKGYSIEKSESLLRKSVEIACEARNTYYDKCKDDNNKILKKRPILVAASVGSYGAFLADGSEYSGIYGDLITLETLKDFHRRRVQVLAESGADIIAFETIPNKLEAQAFAELLDEGVVKIPGWFSFNSKDGVNVVSGDSIKECISIAETCEKVVAVGINCTPPRFIEGLVLEIAKVTSKPILVYPNSGERYDPERKEWVENTGVGNEDFVSYVEKWMDAGVSLLGGCCRTTPTTIRAIHKRLVSRRSLFSSSSSSSHH; from the exons ATGTATGGGTTAAGTAGGTGTCGGCTGAGAGAAAGGGAAGAGGAGGTAGTTCACATTTTTTGGATTGTTTACACTTTTGCACAGGACGTAACAACAGTAGGGATGGTGACGGGAAACACGAAGGCGGAGGCGTTTTACTCGATGAAAGAGTTGTTGAAGGAGACAGGAGGGTATGCGATAATAGACGGAGGGCTAGCAACGGAGTTGGAGAGACATGGAGCGGATCTCAACGATCCTCTTTGGAGCGCCAAATGCTTGCTCACCTCTCCTCACCTCATTCACACC GTGCATCTCGATTACCTTGAAGCTGGTGCTGATATCATCTCCAGCGCTTCTTACCag GCCACGATTCAGGGGTTTGAAGCAAAAGGCTATTCGATAGAGAAAAGCGAATCATTGCTAAGAAAGAGCGTTGAAATAGCATGTGAAGCTCGCAACACCTACTATGACAAATGCAAAGATGATAATAATAAGATTCTCAAGAAGCGGCCTATACTAGTTGCAGCTTCTGTTGGTAGCTACGGTGCTTTCTTGGCTGATGGATCTGAATACAG TGGAATCTACGGTGATTTGATAACGCTAGAAACACTCAAGGATTTCCACCGGAGACGGGTCCAAGTTCTGGCAGAGTCTGGTGCCGATATAATAGCATTTGAGACCATTCCAAACAAGCTTGAGGCTCAG GCGTTTGCTGAGCTGTTGGATGAAGGGGTGGTGAAGATTCCAGGGTGGTTTTCGTTTAACTCCAAGGATGGAGTGAACGTGGTTAGCGGGGATTCCATCAAGGAGTGTATCTCCATTGCTGAAACTTGTGAGAAAGTAGTGGCGGTTGGGATCAACTGTACCCCTCCAAGATTCATAGAGGGCCTTGTTTTGGAGATTGCAAAG GTGACGAGCAAGCCAATACTAGTGTATCCAAACAGCGGAGAAAGATATGATCCTGAACGGAAGGAGTGGGTG GAAAACACAGGAGTTGGGAATGAAGACTTTGTGTCGTACGTAGAGAAATGGATGGATGCAGGAGTGTCGTTGCTTGGAGGCTGCTGCCGCACAACACCAACCACCATCAGAGCCATTCACAAGCGACTTGTTTCCCGCAgatctctcttctcctcttcttcttcttcctcccacCATTAG
- the LOC106444933 gene encoding protein ANTAGONIST OF LIKE HETEROCHROMATIN PROTEIN 1-like, which yields MMAPPGKKRKGEKAKNGAPPLDPEAIDCEWWDTFFLRNSSLSGVRVPLDEDDAFKYFFRASKTTFSYICSLVREDLISRPPSGLINIEGRLLSVEKQVAIALRRLASGDSQVSVGAAFGVGQSTVSQVTWRFIEALEERAKHHLRWPDSDRIEEIKSKFEGVYGLPNCCGAIDTTHIIMTLPAVQASDDWCDQEKNYSMFLQGVFDHEMRFLNMVTGWPGGMTVSKLLNLSGFFKLSESGQILDGSAKTLYQGAEIREYVVGGFSYPLLPWLITPHDTGDDPSDPVLAFNDRHEKVRSVAATAFAQLKGSWRILSKVMWRPDRRKLPSIILVCCLLHNIIIDCGDYLEDDVPLSGHHDVGYSERYCKQSEPLGSELRGYLTEYLQR from the exons ATGATGGCTCCTCCggggaagaagaggaagggtGAAAAGGCGAAGAACGGTGCTCCTCCTCTAGATCCGGAGGCTATCGACTGCGAGTGGTGGGATACTTTCTTCCTCCGAAACTCTTCTCTCTCAG GTGTTAGGGTGCCCTTGGACGAAGATGATGCCTTCAAGTACTTCTTTAGGGCTTCCAAGACGACCTTCAGCTACATCTGTTCCCTCGTCAGGGAGGATCTTATCTCCAGGCCTCCCTCTGGTCTCATCAACATCGAAGGCAGGCTTCTCAGCGTCGAGAAACAAGTCGCCATTGCTCTCCGAAGGTTGGCTTCTGGTGATTCTCAGGTCTCCGTCGGTGCCGCCTTTGGCGTTGGCCAGTCCACTGTCTCCCAGGTTACCTGGAGATTCATCGAGGCCCTCGAGGAACGCGCCAAGCATCATCTTAGATGGCCTGATTCCGACAGAATTGAAGAGATCAAGTCCAAGTTTGAGGGCGTGTACGGCCTCCCCAACTGCTGCGGTGCCATAGACACAACGCACATCATCATGACTCTCCCTGCTGTGCAAGCCTCTGATGACTGGTGCGACCAGGAGAAGAACTACAGCATGTTCTTGCAAGGTGTCTTTGATCACGAGATGAGGTTCCTCAACATGGTCACCGGCTGGCCTGGCGGCATGACCGTCTCCAAGCTCCTTAACTTATCAGGCTTCTTCAAACTCTCTGAGTCTGGTCAGATTTTAGACGGGAGTGCCAAAACGTTGTATCAAGGAGCTGAGATAAGAGAATATGTGGTTGGAGGGTTCAGCTACCCGCTTCTTCCTTGGCTTATAACTCCTCACGACACCGGCGACGATCCCTCTGATCCCGTGCTTGCTTTCAACGACAGGCACGAGAAGGTGAGGTCAGTCGCTGCTACGGCCTTTGCACAGCTGAAAGGAAGCTGGAGGATTCTCAGCAAGGTTATGTGGAGACCAGACAGGAGGAAGCTGCCAAGTATAATACTGGTGTGTTGTCTACTGCATAACATCATCATCGATTGTGGGGATTATCTGGAAGACGATGTTCCTTTATCGGGTCATCACGACGTGGGATATTCAGAGCGGTACTGCAAGCAGAGCGAGCCGCTTGGTAGTGAACTCAGAGGATATCTGACTGAGTATTTACAGAGGTGA
- the LOC106444938 gene encoding protein MARD1-like yields the protein MAADQLPSPPTPNTYYSSDFFTSPKFRFLASKITPFDSIISPTSILEANPSIFSSINPKPTSYLDPTIPKPQRFHPPEPFGLADLVKSRDHSSKPVNKMVLFGSKLRVQIPCADFGTKTGPTSQMRHPHGQLKPCLQTKVLTVSEIDQTEDYTCVISHGPNPTITHIFDNSVFVEEATPPCSVPLPQETKKMDTGFLSNCYTCNKKLDQKQDIYIYRGEKGFCSSECRYQEMLVDQIET from the exons ATGGCTGCTGATCAACTTCCATCTCCTCCAACACCAAACACATATTACTCATCTGACTTCTTCACCTCTCCAAAGTTTAGGTTTTTGGCTTCAAAGATCACTCCTTTTGACTCCATCATCAGCCCTACTTCCATCCTCGAAGCCAACCCTTCCATCTTCTCctccataaaccctaaacccactTCCTATCTCGATCCAacaatccctaaaccccaaaggtTTCACCCACCCGAACCCTTTGGCCTCGCCGATCTCGTCAAAAGTAGAGACCACTCGAGCAAACCTGTCAACAAGATGGTCCTTTTCGGGTCAAAGCTCAGAGTCCAGATCCCTTGTGCAGATTTTGGAACTAAAACAGGTCCTACTAGCCAGATGAGACATCCTCATGGACAGCTCAAGCCCTGTCTCCAGACAAAGGTCTTAACCGTGAGCGAGATTGATCAGACGGAAGACTACACGTGCGTCATATCCCACGGTCCAAACCCAACCATCACACATATCTTCGACAACTCTGTTTTTGTGGAGGAGGCGACTCCTCCTTGCTCTGTTCCGTTGCCACAGGAGACCAAGAAAATGGACACTGGTTTTCTAAGCAACTGCTACACCTGCAACAAGAAACTTGACCAAAAACAGGACATCTATATATACAG aggAGAGAAAGGGTTTTGCAGCAGTGAGTGCAGGTACCAGGAGATGCTTGTTGATCAAATTGAGACCTAG
- the LOC106444936 gene encoding serine/threonine-protein kinase STY13-like, with protein sequence MASGGGEAVEIGSDSKLGGVGSRSAGAVGGGGGQYFRADTVDFSKWDLHMGQGSSSATRKTPMQEWEIDLSKLDMNHVLARGTYGTVYRGVYAGQQVAVKVLDWGEDGLSTADDLRISFEQEVAVWQKLDHPNVTKFIGASMGTSDLKIPSGSDSGGAHPAKACCVVVEYVAGGTLKKFLIKKYRSKLPIKDVIQLALDLARGLSYLHSKAIVHRDVKSENMLLETNKTLKIADFGVARVEAQNPQDMTGETGTLGYMGPEVLEGKAYNRKCDVYSFGVCLWEIYCCDMPYADTSFAEISHAVVHKNLRPEIPKCCPQSVANIMKRCWDPNPDRRPEMEEVVKLLEAVDTSKGGGMIPPDKFQGCLCFFKPRGP encoded by the exons ATGGCGTCCGGAGGCGGAGAGGCGGTGGAAATCGGATCCGACTCCAAATTAGGGGGAGTCGGGAGCAGGAGCGCTGGAGCagtaggaggaggaggaggtcaATACTTCAGGGCAGATACTGTTGATTTCAGCAAATGGGATTTGCATATGGGTCAAGGCTCCTCCTCCGCTACAAGGAAGACTCCGATGCAGGAATGGGAGATCGACCTCTCCAAACTCGATATGAATCACGTCCTCGCTCGCGGCACTTACGGCACTGTCTACCGCGGTGTCTACGCCGGTCAACAAGTCGCTG TGAAGGTGTTAGATTGGGGAGAAGATGGTCTCTCAACAGCAGATGATCTGCGCATTTCCTTCGAGCAAGAGGTAGCCGTCTGGCAGAAACTCGATCATCCCAACGTTACCAAG TTTATAGGAGCATCCATGGGGACCTCTGATCTGAAGATCCCTTCTGGTAGTGATTCTGGTGGAGCACATCCTGCCAAGGCCTGTTGTGTTGTCGTTGAGTATGTCGCTGGAGGCACCCTCAAGAAGTTCCTCATCAAGAAATATAGGAGCAAACTCCCCATCAAGGATGTCATTCAACTTGCTTTGGATCTCGCTAGAGG GCTGAGTTACCTCCACTCCAAGGCGATTGTGCATCGGGACGTGAAGTCAGAGAACATGTTGCTGGAAACTAACAAGACGCTCAAGATTGCTGATTTCGGAGTCGCTAGAGTCGAAGCTCAGAACCCTCAAGACATGACTGGTGAAACTGGAACTCTTGGATACATGGGACCTGAG GTTCTGGAAGGAAAGGCTTACAACAGGAAATGCGATGTGTATAGTTTTGGTGTATGCCTCTGGGAAATATACTGCTGCGACATGCCCTACGCTGACACTAGTTTTGCTGAGATCTCTCATGCCGTTGTTCAtaag AATCTGAGACCAGAGATTCCGAAATGCTGCCCACAGTCGGTGGCAAACATAATGAAGAGATGCTGGGACCCGAATCCAGACAGGCGTCCGGAGATGGAGGAGGTAGTGAAGCTACTAGAGGCAGTAGACACAAGCAAAGGAGGGGGAATGATACCACCAGACAAGTTTCAGGGGTGCCTCTGTTTCTTCAAACCTCGTGGCCCCTGA